In one window of Gudongella oleilytica DNA:
- a CDS encoding RIO1 family regulatory kinase/ATPase: protein MCKKVKLTSKRNKVYRLLEDEGNSILKTFIDKEDMKRELSILRLLHGRNCRVPEVLKVTSDSIYLEDLGDETLLDWYESIEKTNADSILPMILKLSDWLEAFYDTLSSSKYGNYIMGDVNFRNFLIKDGEIYGIDFEQCREGKIEEDLGKLAAYSLTYDPMMTDWKKNFVKLLVEQLSMKLDISKDAISSEMDKELIKIRLRRKKK from the coding sequence ATGTGTAAGAAGGTGAAGCTTACAAGTAAAAGAAACAAGGTATATAGGTTGCTTGAAGATGAGGGAAACAGCATATTAAAGACTTTCATTGACAAAGAAGACATGAAAAGGGAGCTCAGCATACTTAGATTGCTTCATGGTAGGAACTGTAGAGTGCCTGAGGTGCTTAAGGTCACCTCAGATTCTATTTATCTTGAGGACCTTGGTGACGAAACGCTGCTGGATTGGTATGAAAGCATTGAAAAGACAAATGCGGATAGTATATTGCCAATGATACTTAAGCTGTCGGATTGGCTTGAAGCATTCTATGACACATTAAGTTCCAGTAAGTACGGCAATTATATTATGGGTGATGTAAATTTTAGGAATTTCCTGATTAAGGATGGAGAGATCTACGGCATAGACTTCGAACAGTGCAGGGAAGGTAAGATAGAAGAGGATCTTGGGAAATTAGCTGCATACTCATTGACGTATGATCCTATGATGACTGATTGGAAGAAAAATTTTGTAAAGCTTCTTGTTGAACAACTGTCGATGAAGCTTGATATTTCAAAAGATGCCATAAGCTCTGAAATGGATAAAGAGCTTATTAAGATAAGGCTCAGAAGGAAAAAGAAATAG
- the mobB gene encoding molybdopterin-guanine dinucleotide biosynthesis protein B codes for MKVLSVVGISKSGKTTTIENIIRELTRRGRSVGTIKEIHFHEFKMDMDGTNTDRHKQAGATLVTARGDKETDILFQEKLPVNEILRFYNQDYVIMEGVRDSSTAKIVTAHDIEGIESRLDGTVIAISGRIASKIREYKGVPVINSMTDIEALVDLIEKRSFRPLPDVSDECCRACGFTCCELGARIAQGLSHRGDCVLDRQEVVLRIDGTEIPMVPFVQRIIKNTIIGISSELNGYSDNGDIEICVRR; via the coding sequence ATGAAGGTATTATCAGTTGTAGGGATCAGCAAATCTGGGAAAACTACGACAATTGAAAACATAATCAGAGAACTGACTAGAAGAGGAAGGTCTGTAGGGACCATCAAGGAGATACATTTTCATGAGTTCAAGATGGATATGGATGGTACCAATACTGACAGGCACAAGCAAGCAGGCGCAACATTGGTCACCGCCCGTGGTGACAAAGAAACTGATATTCTTTTTCAGGAGAAACTACCTGTCAATGAAATATTGAGGTTTTATAATCAGGATTATGTGATCATGGAAGGAGTAAGAGACAGCTCCACTGCTAAGATAGTGACAGCTCATGACATAGAAGGTATAGAATCAAGGCTTGACGGAACTGTTATAGCGATTTCCGGAAGAATAGCTTCAAAGATCAGGGAGTATAAGGGAGTACCTGTAATAAATTCCATGACTGACATAGAAGCTCTTGTTGACCTGATAGAAAAGAGAAGCTTCAGACCTTTGCCGGATGTAAGTGATGAATGCTGCAGGGCATGCGGATTTACCTGCTGCGAACTGGGAGCAAGAATAGCACAGGGACTTTCCCATAGAGGTGATTGTGTTCTTGATAGGCAGGAAGTTGTTCTTCGTATAGATGGCACAGAAATACCAATGGTGCCCTTTGTTCAAAGGATAATAAAGAATACGATAATTGGAATTTCAAGTGAGCTTAATGGCTATTCAGACAATGGGGATATAGAGATATGTGTAAGAAGGTGA
- a CDS encoding energy-coupling factor transporter transmembrane component T family protein yields the protein MITDIRLDPRTKLITAAIFSTLAIVYSDLRILAIILLISFITSISTNKEISYLLSRLKGLLILVAGIAVIQSLFTNSGIPLLKIGEIVILTDFGASRGIEFLLRMGIIASSSLILVSSSSREMIQGMIKLRIPYEIAFMVSVGVRFFPVFREEFIDMTNAIQLRGLDFKKIGIGKKLRAYTYLLMPITINSLIKAKELSVAMEARSFRAYPTRTSWVVLRFGIIDYIVLSMALVFVMLIALLG from the coding sequence ATGATCACAGACATTAGACTGGACCCCAGAACCAAGCTTATTACGGCAGCAATTTTTTCCACTCTTGCAATCGTCTACTCTGATCTAAGGATATTGGCAATAATCCTGTTAATATCGTTCATTACGTCAATATCGACGAATAAAGAGATTTCATACCTTCTGTCGAGACTCAAAGGATTATTGATACTTGTAGCAGGGATAGCAGTTATACAAAGTTTATTCACCAACTCCGGGATCCCTTTGCTCAAGATTGGCGAGATAGTTATTTTGACTGACTTTGGAGCATCAAGGGGAATTGAATTTTTGCTGCGTATGGGGATTATTGCTTCTTCTTCGCTGATTTTGGTATCATCAAGCAGCAGAGAGATGATTCAGGGAATGATCAAGCTAAGGATCCCCTATGAGATCGCTTTTATGGTGTCTGTAGGAGTAAGATTTTTTCCGGTATTTCGGGAGGAGTTTATTGATATGACAAATGCGATACAGCTTAGAGGACTTGATTTTAAGAAAATCGGGATAGGGAAAAAACTAAGGGCATATACATATTTGCTTATGCCTATTACAATCAACTCACTTATCAAAGCAAAGGAGCTATCAGTTGCCATGGAGGCAAGGTCATTCAGGGCATATCCTACTAGAACCAGTTGGGTCGTCCTTAGGTTTGGTATAATTGATTATATAGTTTTATCTATGGCATTGGTATTTGTTATGTTGATAGCTTTGTTGGGCTGA
- a CDS encoding energy-coupling factor ABC transporter ATP-binding protein, which yields MKPFIVFENVDFKYRRSNNIFQSLVLAINSEETTAITGNNGSGKTTLSKLAAGMLHPQKGRVVVDGEDIKEMSLGELGTKLGYVFQAVERQLFGMTVLDELTFVNRLKGIEESETYAKANKLLEAFELTDLRDRHPSTLSYGEKRRLAIAAALMSDISFLILDEPTSFLDPDRIESLSSTLDSLKANGVGMLIISHDEDFVARHADRIIRIEDGGIVDDHRH from the coding sequence ATGAAACCATTTATTGTATTTGAAAATGTTGATTTTAAGTATAGAAGGAGTAATAATATCTTCCAGAGTCTGGTTCTTGCTATCAACAGTGAAGAAACAACAGCTATCACAGGAAACAACGGTTCTGGGAAAACGACCCTGTCAAAGCTTGCTGCCGGGATGCTGCACCCTCAGAAGGGCAGGGTAGTCGTTGACGGAGAAGATATTAAAGAAATGTCCCTGGGGGAACTGGGCACTAAGCTTGGATACGTGTTTCAGGCCGTCGAGAGGCAGCTGTTCGGTATGACGGTACTGGATGAGCTGACCTTTGTTAACAGGTTGAAGGGGATTGAAGAGTCAGAGACCTATGCTAAGGCAAATAAATTGCTGGAAGCTTTTGAACTGACAGATCTCAGAGATAGACATCCCTCTACCTTGAGCTACGGAGAAAAAAGACGCCTTGCGATAGCAGCAGCACTAATGTCTGATATTAGTTTTCTAATACTTGATGAACCTACTTCATTTCTTGATCCCGATAGGATAGAGAGCTTGTCATCAACACTTGATTCTTTAAAGGCGAATGGGGTGGGAATGCTAATTATAAGTCACGATGAAGACTTTGTTGCCAGACATGCAGATAGGATAATAAGAATAGAGGACGGTGGAATAGTAGATGATCACAGACATTAG
- a CDS encoding ABC transporter ATP-binding protein, with product MKAIEITGLSFTYKGSEKKAFTGIDLDVEEGSITAVVGKSGCGKSTLLRCIAGLCPRVYQGEMVGTISIFGEKISSISHVSLSTIVGIVFQNPATQLFSPTIEDELAFGPENLCIPREEIGNRMNDVLRIIGLEKHRNLNPANLSGGQQQLVAIGSVLTMKPRILLCDEILSWLDLEGRKAVRDLLIELKKHGTTILLADHRDEKIDIADKIVRL from the coding sequence ATGAAGGCAATAGAGATAACCGGGCTTTCCTTTACATACAAAGGCTCAGAGAAGAAAGCATTTACAGGCATCGACCTTGATGTGGAGGAAGGTAGTATAACCGCGGTCGTTGGCAAGAGCGGGTGTGGAAAAAGTACGCTTCTACGTTGCATTGCCGGATTGTGTCCGAGAGTATATCAGGGGGAAATGGTTGGCACTATCTCAATATTCGGTGAGAAAATATCAAGTATATCACATGTAAGCCTATCTACGATAGTTGGCATTGTATTTCAAAACCCTGCCACTCAGCTATTTTCACCAACTATTGAGGACGAGTTAGCATTTGGCCCCGAGAACCTGTGCATACCGAGAGAAGAAATTGGCAATAGAATGAACGATGTTTTAAGGATCATTGGATTAGAGAAACACAGGAATCTTAATCCAGCTAATCTTTCGGGAGGTCAGCAGCAGCTCGTTGCGATCGGATCCGTTCTGACGATGAAGCCTCGAATATTGTTGTGCGATGAGATATTGTCCTGGCTCGATTTGGAAGGAAGAAAAGCGGTAAGAGATTTGCTGATTGAGCTAAAAAAACACGGAACAACAATTTTATTAGCAGATCATAGAGATGAAAAGATAGATATTGCCGACAAAATAGTAAGATTGTAA